A single Micromonospora luteifusca DNA region contains:
- a CDS encoding DUF3099 domain-containing protein, translating to MVKRQAYQPILITDASRSQGDQLNSRQRRYVLMMGIRVACIIVGAILVGANAPLLWLWLPLCALGMVLIPWLAVLLANDRPPKEEHRLANRFHRRHTDDTPPMSLTAEERPHKVIDVEP from the coding sequence ATGGTGAAGCGTCAGGCGTACCAGCCGATTCTGATCACCGACGCCTCGCGCAGCCAGGGTGATCAGCTCAACAGCCGTCAGCGCCGCTATGTCCTGATGATGGGCATTCGGGTGGCCTGCATCATCGTCGGCGCGATCCTGGTCGGTGCGAACGCCCCACTGCTCTGGCTTTGGCTGCCGTTGTGCGCCCTCGGCATGGTGCTCATCCCCTGGCTGGCCGTGCTGCTGGCCAACGACCGGCCGCCGAAGGAAGAGCACCGACTGGCCAACCGGTTCCACCGCCGGCACACGGACGACACCCCGCCGATGAGCCTCACCGCCGAGGAGCGCCCGCACAAGGTCATCGACGTCGAACCCTGA
- a CDS encoding carbohydrate kinase family protein: MTRPARVVVVGDVITDVVAVLSGPLAAGSDTAAEISLGGGGQAANTAAWIAAQRVDVTLVGAVGADDAGRDRVAELDRAGVDCAVERVEGHPTGTVIVLAADDERTMVSQRGANLLLSAAHVERALAAAPDAGHLHLSAYTLLDAGSRDAGLRALAAARERGLTTSVDAASAVPLRRAGAAAFLTWVREVDLLLVNADEATVLAGGLDPAAQGRALSATARRVVVKRGAAGAVWVDRSAAVYVAPARRVAVMDVTGAGDAFAAGLLTAWLAGASPTAALNRATDLGALAVSTVGARPQA, translated from the coding sequence ATGACCCGACCGGCCCGGGTGGTCGTCGTCGGCGACGTGATCACGGACGTGGTCGCCGTGCTGTCCGGGCCGCTCGCGGCCGGCTCGGACACCGCGGCCGAGATCAGTCTCGGCGGCGGCGGCCAGGCCGCCAACACCGCGGCCTGGATCGCCGCGCAACGGGTGGACGTCACGCTGGTCGGCGCCGTCGGTGCCGACGACGCGGGGCGCGACCGGGTGGCCGAGCTCGACCGGGCGGGTGTCGACTGCGCAGTCGAGCGAGTCGAAGGCCACCCGACCGGCACGGTGATCGTGTTGGCCGCCGACGACGAGCGCACCATGGTCAGCCAGCGGGGTGCGAACCTGCTGCTGAGCGCCGCGCACGTCGAGCGGGCCCTCGCGGCGGCGCCCGACGCTGGGCATCTGCACCTGTCCGCGTACACCCTCCTGGACGCCGGGTCGCGCGACGCGGGGCTGCGGGCGTTGGCCGCCGCCCGCGAGCGCGGGCTCACCACCAGCGTCGACGCGGCCTCCGCGGTGCCGCTGCGGCGGGCGGGCGCGGCGGCGTTCCTGACGTGGGTACGCGAGGTCGACCTGCTGCTGGTCAACGCGGACGAGGCCACGGTGCTGGCTGGTGGGCTGGACCCGGCGGCGCAGGGGCGGGCGCTGTCGGCGACGGCCCGGCGGGTCGTGGTCAAGCGCGGCGCGGCGGGCGCGGTCTGGGTCGACCGCAGCGCGGCGGTCTACGTGGCTCCGGCCCGGCGGGTGGCAGTGATGGATGTCACCGGGGCGGGCGACGCCTTCGCGGCCGGCCTGCTCACCGCCTGGCTCGCCGGTGCCAGCCCGACCGCGGCACTGAACCGCGCCACCGACCTGGGGGCGCTGGCCGTCTCCACCGTCGGCGCACGACCACAGGCGTAG